The Stenotrophomonas sp. ZAC14D1_NAIMI4_1 DNA segment GGCCAGCTATCTGCAGGACTGGCGGTTGAGCCTGGCCTGCGCGCAGCTGCGGGCGGGCGCGCCGGTGAAGCAGGTCGCGGTGGACGTCGGCTTTGCCGATACCGCCTCGCTGTCCAAGGCCTTCCGCAAGCGGATGGGCGTCTCGCCGCGGGCGTGGCTGGCGCAGGCCGCAGCCGCGTAGCGTCGAGCTTGCTCGACTGCTTCTGCAAAAGGCAGTCGAGCAAGCTCGACTCTACAACGGCGTTACGCCTTGCCGGCCGACAACAACCCGGCAATCCGCTCGGTCAGCTGCGCACGCACCTCGGCATCCAGCTGGCCTTCGTACATCGCCTCGTAGATCCACAGACCATCGGCGGCCAGCCGCGCCACGAAATCATCCAGCGCCGCCGGGTCCGCAACCGCCCTGGCCGGCGGCGATGGCGCCCAGCGCTGCACCACCGGGCCCCAGGGGCGTTCGCCGGCGTCCGGGTCCATCGATTCGAGCATGAACATCAGCTCGGCACGGGTGGCGCTCTGTGCCGACACCCGCACGAAGGTCTGGTACCGCTCCAGCGCCGTCGCCTCGTCGGCGCGCTTGCCGAGCAACGCCTCCATCGACGCCTCCCAGGCCTTTACCAGGTGCTCGTCGATGCCGCGCAGCAGCGCTTCGCGCGAGGGGAAGTGGTACAGCAGGCCACCGCGCGTCAGCTGCGCTTCGGCCGCCACCGATTCAAAAGTGACGGCACCGAGACCGTCACGGTTGATGACGCTCACGGCGGCGTCGAGGATGCGGTCGCGCTTGCTGGTTCTCATTGCCGTTACTTTACGCGATCGCCTGCGCCGTCGCGGCCACCCACGCGCCCGCGCAGCAGGCGCGCCAGCACCGCGGCACCTGCGGCGAGCACCGCCATGATGACCAGCAGCACGATCTGGTAGCCACGGTCATAGGCGGCCACCGCCTGCGCGAACCACGCCCCCTGCCCGCCTTCGCGCGCCAGGTGCAGTGCCTGGGTGAAGCCTTCGCGCGCCGCCGCGGGCATGTCCGCCGCATCGGGCAGGAACGCGCCATACATCGCCGCCCCCAGGCTGCCCAGCAATGCCACTGCCAACAGGCCACCGAATTCATAGGAGACTTCTTCCACAGACGACGCCATGCCGGCGCGGTGTGCCGGCACGTTGTTGAGGATGGCGGTGGACGCCACCGAGATCGCCGCGCCCATGCCCACGCCGGTCAGCGCCATGCCAGCCACCACCCAACCCACGCCTTGCGGGAAGCCGAACGCCACCACGGCCACGCCTACCGCGCCGGTCGCCAGGCCGCCACAGATCAACGGGCGCAGGCCGACGCGGTGCAGGATGCTGCCACCCAGCAGTGCACTGGGCAGGCTGCCCAACGCGGCTACCGAAACCAGCAGGCCGGCCTGCAGCGGGCTGAAGCCGGCCACCAGCTGGAAGCGCTGCGTGGTGACCAGCTGCAGGCCCGCCAGCGCGAACAGGGTGAACACCGCTGACAGCGTGCCGGCGAGGAAGGCGGGATTGCGGAAGATGGCGAAATCCAGCAGCGGATAGGCAAGGCGCTGCTGGCGACGTGCGAACGCAGTGCCGCTGACACCTGCCAGCAGCAGCGCACCCACACCCAGGGCATACGAAGGCGGCGTGGCGATCAGCGACTTGATCGCCAGCACCAGCCCCGACAGGGCCGCCAGCGCCAGCAGCGAGGACAGCATGTCCCAGGGGCGCGAGGTGTCGCGCTGGCCTTCCGGCGCCAGCAGCAGGGTCGCAATGAACGCCACCACCACCACCGGCACGTTGATCAGGAACACCGAACCCCACCAGAAATGCTGCAGCAGCAGGCCGCCGATGATCGGGCCGAGCGCCGCACCAACGATGGCCACCGAACCCCAGAGGGCGATGGCGATGTTGCGTTCGCGCTCCTCGTGGAAGCTGAGACCGATCAAGGCCAGGGTGGCCGGCATCATGGCCGCCGCACCGACGGCAAGGAAGGCACGCGCCGCGATCAACTGCGCGGGCGTGGCTGAGAACGCGGCCGCCAGCGAGGCGATACCGAACACGACCAGGCCGATCAGGAACATCCGGCGGTGGCCCAACCGGTCACCCAGGGTACCTGCGCCCAGCAGCAGGCCGGCCATCACCAGCGGGTAGGCGTTGATGATCCACAGCGCCTGCCCGGCGCTGGCGGACAGCTCCTCGGTCAGGGTGGGCAGCGCGGTGTACAGCACCGAGTTGTCCAGCGTGACCAGCAGCAGGCCGGCAGCCACGGTGAACAGCAGCGCCCAGCGACGGGCACGGGACAGGGCCGGAGCACCGGCCAGGGGCTGGGAAAGCGCCATGGAACAGACCTGCAGGAACGGGTTGAGGTTCGTAACTATACAGGACGTCCGGTATAGTTATGAGCCCGCGCCATTGCGTCGTTCAGGTAGAGTCGAGCTTGCTCGACTGCGCATGGAACAATTCTGGAGCAGCCGAGCATGGCTCGGCTCTACTGACGCGACGGCAGTCGAGCAAGCTCGACTCTACAAACCCGGTTACCGGCAGCCTTCCGGCAACGCGGCGATGGTCGCCACCACCGCGCCCTGCATGCCCTGCCCCACGGCCATGTCGAGTTCGCCACCGGTGCTGCCATGCTGGCGCTGCAGTTCGCCTTCGCAGAGCTTGCGCACATGACGGCGCGCCGTGGCACGCAGCATGCTGCAGCGCCAGTCGCCCGGCCCCAGGGGCAGCACTGAATACACCACGCTGTTGCAGGCATCGCCGGCGCGCTCGACCAGGCTGTGGCCGGCGAAGTCCCGCGGAGCGGTGCTGTGCGTGGGATCGTAGTAGCTGTCGGGAAAGCTGCGCGCGTACTGCTCGACATCCACCTGCAGGCGCCGCTGGCCTGCGTCCGGCAGCTGCAGCGGCTCGCCGCAGGCCGTGCTGTCGGCGCGGTGCTGGATGTACTGGTAGATCGGCCGGTCGAGCCTGCGGTCCTGCGCGGTCACTGCACTGATCGCACCCAGCACCGGCAGCGCCGCGCGGTTGGCCATGCGTGCCAGCACGCCGGCCTCGGCCGGTACACACCGGTCACGCACGGTGGCCACCAGCAGGAACACCACGTCGTCACGGAAGGCGCGATCCTCGCGCAGGTGCCGTTCGATGTCGGCCTGCAGTGCGGGAATGGGCGCAGGGAACGCCACTGGCGGCGGCCGCACCTGCGGCGTCCAGCGCTGCCAGACCAGCAACGCAGCGCCAAGCAGCAGGGCTGCGCCGATGCACAGCCAGCGCGCACGCGGCATCAACGGTCGATCGCCGTCAGCGTGGCCGCGTCCGCGTCATAGGACGCACTGGCGATGTCGGCCTCGAAACGCTTGATGCGCAGGTGGCCCGACAGCCGATAGGCATCCCACAGGTTGCCCAGTGCGATGGGCCGCTCCAGGGTCACGTGGATGATCTGGTTCGGCGGCGGTGGCGGCACATGGATGCAGGCACCGTAGAACGGCACGAACAGCAGTTCGTTCACGGCACCGGCATCGTCCATGGCCAGCGGCACCACGTAGCCATCCAGGTCGACCGCGCGACCGTCCAAGCCATCGACCACGGCGGCCGAGCCGAACTGCTGGGCGCGGTCGGGGCTGGAATGGTCGATGGCCGCGCCCGGCGGCGTGCCCGAACCCGTGTCATCGATCAGCCCACCGACGCCGGACATCGCCCCCATGCCACCGCTGCGGTCGATGCCGATCTGCGGCGGCGGGCGCAGGAAGGCGTCGTCCTCGGGCATCAGGTCGCTCCACGCGGTGATCGCGGCATCGCCGGGCGCGGCCGTGTCGGCCGTGGTTGCTGCCTCCGGCCGCGTCGTGCCCACAGGAGTTTCTGCCGCCGCGGCAGGCACATCACCACCGGGCCGGCTGCAGGCAGCCAGCAACATCACCACCAGCACGCAGGCATTACGGTTCATAGGGCCTCAACTGCGGGTCAACCATGGTGTAGGCCGAACCGGCCAGATCGTCGTCCACGCGTTCGCCGCGCAGGGTGCCGGCCAGGAAGAACGGTGAATACATGTCCGGCATGGCGATCGGGCGCGACAGCCGCACGTGCACGATCTGGTTCGGTGGCGGCGGCGGCACGTGGATGCAGGCGCCGTAGTACGGCACGAACAGGAACTCGGACAGGCGTCCGTCGGCGGCATTGGCCAGCGGCACCACGTAGCCAGGCAGGCGCACGGCGCGGTCCAGCACCGCATCCACCGTGCGGAAGGTCCCGAACTGGGCCATGCGCCGGTTACCGCTGTGCTTCACCTCCGGGCCATCGCCACGCTCCAGCGCGGCCAGCTCGTCGGCAGGCATCATCTGCAGCCAGTCCAGTTCCTGCTCGGCGACAGCAGCGGTCGCTGTGCCCTCCTGCACCGGCGCAGGTGGCAGGGCCTGCACACCGGTATCCACCGGGCGCTCGCAGCCGGCCAGCACCAGCATCAACGCAAGAGCGATCCAGGTGCGCATGGTTCAGCCCCCCGCCGAGAGGCCGTCGGCCACGGTACGGCGGTAGGCCAGCAGCGCCGGCACCAGGCCGGCCAACGCACTCAGCAGCAGCACCCCACCCACCCAGGCCAGCTCGCCCAGATCCGGCCAGACATGGGTGATCGACAGCCCGAAGTTCGCCAGCGCCCAGCCACGCCCGGCCAGGCTGCCGCTGACCAGCACGGCCAGCGCAAGCACGCAGGCCATGCCACTGGTCGCCACCGCTTCCAGCACCAGCAGGCTGGCGATGTAGCGCGGCCGTGCACCGGTGGCACGCAGCACGGCCATTTCGCGGCGGCGCTCCTGCAGGGTCGACACCAGCAGCGCCACCAGCGAGACCAGGCCCAGCAGCACCACCATCGCGCTGATCAGCTGCAGCGCCCGCTCGGCGGTACCGAGCGACTGCCACAGCTGCTGCAGGGTGACACCGGGCAGGATCGCCAGCAGGGCCTCATCGGGATAGTCATTGATGGCGCGCTGCACCGAGAACGTGGCAATGCGCGAGTTGAGGCCGAGCATGAAGGCGGTGATGCTGGTCGGCGTCAGGTCCAGGTGCCGTGCCTCCTCGGCGCTCACCGCGTGCCCGCGCAGCTGCACGCCGGAGCGCCAGTCCACGTGGATGGCCTCGATCGCCGGCAACGACACCAGCACCGAAGAATCCACCGGCGTGCCGGTGCGCTGCAGCACGCCGCGGATGCGGAACGGCTTGTCGGCATGCCTGGCCAGAGTCACCGCGGCAGTGCCATGGGCCAGGATCATTTCATCACCCACCCGTACGCCCTGCGCGCGGGCGACGTCGGCGCCGATGACCGCATCATAGAGATCATCGAACGGCGTGCCCTCGGCGAAGGCGAGCGGGTGCCCGGCCCCGTAGCGGTAATGCTGGAAGTAGCCGGCGGTGGTGCCGATGACCCGGTAGCCGCGCCAGGAATCGCCAAGCGACAGGGGCACCGCCCACTTCACCTGCGGCAGCGTGGACAGTTCCTGGTAGGACTGCCAGGACACGTTGTTGGTCGGGTCACCGATGTGGAACACCGAATACAGCAGCAGGTTCACCGGCCCCGAGCGCGCGCCGACAATCAGATCGGTGCCGGAAACGGTGCTGGCAAACCCCTCGTGGGCCTGCACGCGGACGCGCTCCACGCCCAGCAGCAGGGTCACGCTGAGGGTGATGACCAGGACGGTAAGGGCCACGCTCAGCGCACGGCTGCGCAGGCTGGCCCAGGCAAGTTCAAGCATGGACGGCTCCGGCGTGGTTGATGTCCTGCAGTTGCACCACGCGGTCGAACAGCGGCTGCAGGCTGTCGTCATGGCTGACCACCACCGCCGTGGTGCCGGCTGCCGCACATTGCGCCGCCATCAATTGCAGGAAGGCGGTGGCGGCGCCACGGTCGAGGGCCGAGGTCGGCTCATCGGCCAGCAGTACCGCAGGACGGCCGATCAGCGCACGCGCGGCGGCCACCCGCTGCTGCTGGCCCACGCTGAGCGTGCCGGCCCGGCGCAGCAGCAGGTCCGGCGGCAGCTGCAGGGCCTGCAGCAGGCGCTTGATCTCATCATCGACCGG contains these protein-coding regions:
- a CDS encoding TetR/AcrR family transcriptional regulator — encoded protein: MRTSKRDRILDAAVSVINRDGLGAVTFESVAAEAQLTRGGLLYHFPSREALLRGIDEHLVKAWEASMEALLGKRADEATALERYQTFVRVSAQSATRAELMFMLESMDPDAGERPWGPVVQRWAPSPPARAVADPAALDDFVARLAADGLWIYEAMYEGQLDAEVRAQLTERIAGLLSAGKA
- a CDS encoding MFS transporter, giving the protein MALSQPLAGAPALSRARRWALLFTVAAGLLLVTLDNSVLYTALPTLTEELSASAGQALWIINAYPLVMAGLLLGAGTLGDRLGHRRMFLIGLVVFGIASLAAAFSATPAQLIAARAFLAVGAAAMMPATLALIGLSFHEERERNIAIALWGSVAIVGAALGPIIGGLLLQHFWWGSVFLINVPVVVVAFIATLLLAPEGQRDTSRPWDMLSSLLALAALSGLVLAIKSLIATPPSYALGVGALLLAGVSGTAFARRQQRLAYPLLDFAIFRNPAFLAGTLSAVFTLFALAGLQLVTTQRFQLVAGFSPLQAGLLVSVAALGSLPSALLGGSILHRVGLRPLICGGLATGAVGVAVVAFGFPQGVGWVVAGMALTGVGMGAAISVASTAILNNVPAHRAGMASSVEEVSYEFGGLLAVALLGSLGAAMYGAFLPDAADMPAAAREGFTQALHLAREGGQGAWFAQAVAAYDRGYQIVLLVIMAVLAAGAAVLARLLRGRVGGRDGAGDRVK
- a CDS encoding DUF3299 domain-containing protein, with product MNRNACVLVVMLLAACSRPGGDVPAAAAETPVGTTRPEAATTADTAAPGDAAITAWSDLMPEDDAFLRPPPQIGIDRSGGMGAMSGVGGLIDDTGSGTPPGAAIDHSSPDRAQQFGSAAVVDGLDGRAVDLDGYVVPLAMDDAGAVNELLFVPFYGACIHVPPPPPNQIIHVTLERPIALGNLWDAYRLSGHLRIKRFEADIASASYDADAATLTAIDR
- a CDS encoding DUF3299 domain-containing protein, translating into MRTWIALALMLVLAGCERPVDTGVQALPPAPVQEGTATAAVAEQELDWLQMMPADELAALERGDGPEVKHSGNRRMAQFGTFRTVDAVLDRAVRLPGYVVPLANAADGRLSEFLFVPYYGACIHVPPPPPNQIVHVRLSRPIAMPDMYSPFFLAGTLRGERVDDDLAGSAYTMVDPQLRPYEP
- a CDS encoding ABC transporter permease translates to MLELAWASLRSRALSVALTVLVITLSVTLLLGVERVRVQAHEGFASTVSGTDLIVGARSGPVNLLLYSVFHIGDPTNNVSWQSYQELSTLPQVKWAVPLSLGDSWRGYRVIGTTAGYFQHYRYGAGHPLAFAEGTPFDDLYDAVIGADVARAQGVRVGDEMILAHGTAAVTLARHADKPFRIRGVLQRTGTPVDSSVLVSLPAIEAIHVDWRSGVQLRGHAVSAEEARHLDLTPTSITAFMLGLNSRIATFSVQRAINDYPDEALLAILPGVTLQQLWQSLGTAERALQLISAMVVLLGLVSLVALLVSTLQERRREMAVLRATGARPRYIASLLVLEAVATSGMACVLALAVLVSGSLAGRGWALANFGLSITHVWPDLGELAWVGGVLLLSALAGLVPALLAYRRTVADGLSAGG